A stretch of the Glycine soja cultivar W05 chromosome 13, ASM419377v2, whole genome shotgun sequence genome encodes the following:
- the LOC114381441 gene encoding uncharacterized protein LOC114381441, whose amino-acid sequence MWFVYVCDEEEKELGRQQAPGSCPYCGAKVEAMDVEIQSRLCFLPLCFKIKRKYFCTHCARRLELYMDY is encoded by the coding sequence ATGTGGTTCGTGTACGTGTGCGACGAGGAAGAGAAGGAACTTGGAAGACAACAAGCTCCTGGGTCGTGTCCCTACTGTGGAGCCAAGGTTGAAGCCATGGATGTTGAGATCCAGTCCAGGCTCTGCTTCTTGCCCCTCTGCTTCAAGATCAAGAGAAAGTACTTTTGTACCCACTGCGCTAGGCGCTTAGAGTTGTATATGGATTACTGA